The Arthrobacter sp. NicSoilC5 genome has a window encoding:
- a CDS encoding ribonuclease HI family protein, with protein sequence MTITAAADGSALGNPGPAGWAWYVNDDCWRAGGWPHGTNNQGELMAVLDLLRATAHLPGEDLRILCDSQYVINSITKWMPGWKRKGWRKADGKPVLNVELLKELDRELAGRTYTFEWVKGHAGHDLNEAADERARAAATAYQQGVAARSGPGFPGGQHPGTSGRAAAPQPASGAGLPPATLDIPPAAPARPAAAPGDVQAVRGADASGRPRATPAPVPAFEELDLFSELDNEALEVAEATQQAGSVPPEALVEELERELLGPLVRGDIGRTAVLLHPDFMEIGSSGRVWTRDAMMMALEEDPGERTDIEILGAERIGTSAVLLTYRSFARSGTTLRSSLWVLDGDRWRLRFHQGTPEA encoded by the coding sequence GTGACGATTACTGCAGCGGCTGATGGTTCGGCCTTGGGAAACCCCGGCCCGGCCGGATGGGCCTGGTATGTGAATGACGATTGCTGGCGCGCCGGCGGATGGCCCCACGGGACCAACAACCAGGGGGAGCTGATGGCTGTCCTTGACCTCCTGCGCGCTACAGCGCACCTGCCCGGGGAAGACCTGCGCATCCTTTGCGACAGCCAGTACGTGATCAACTCCATTACCAAATGGATGCCGGGATGGAAGCGCAAAGGCTGGCGCAAGGCCGATGGAAAGCCTGTCCTGAACGTGGAACTGCTGAAGGAACTTGACCGCGAACTGGCCGGCAGGACCTACACCTTCGAATGGGTCAAGGGGCACGCCGGCCACGACCTCAATGAGGCAGCCGACGAGCGCGCCAGGGCTGCGGCAACCGCCTACCAGCAGGGAGTGGCAGCAAGGTCGGGTCCAGGCTTCCCCGGCGGCCAGCACCCGGGCACCTCCGGGCGCGCCGCGGCCCCGCAGCCTGCCTCCGGCGCGGGCCTTCCGCCCGCCACGCTGGACATCCCGCCCGCCGCACCGGCCCGTCCTGCAGCGGCGCCTGGCGACGTTCAGGCAGTCCGTGGCGCTGATGCTTCGGGGAGGCCGCGGGCCACTCCGGCGCCCGTCCCGGCCTTCGAGGAACTTGACCTGTTCAGCGAACTGGACAACGAAGCCCTCGAAGTGGCCGAGGCAACCCAGCAGGCCGGCTCAGTCCCGCCCGAGGCGCTGGTGGAAGAGCTCGAACGTGAGCTGCTGGGTCCCTTGGTGCGGGGGGATATCGGGCGGACCGCCGTCCTCCTTCACCCGGACTTCATGGAAATCGGGAGTTCCGGAAGGGTCTGGACCCGGGACGCCATGATGATGGCCCTGGAAGAGGACCCGGGGGAACGGACCGACATTGAAATCCTGGGTGCGGAGCGCATCGGCACCAGTGCGGTCCTGCTGACGTACCGAAGCTTTGCGCGATCCGGCACTACGCTCCGCAGTTCGCTGTGGGTCCTCGATGGGGACCGCTGGCGGTTGCGGTTCCACCAGGGGACTCCGGAGGCCTGA
- a CDS encoding WXG100 family type VII secretion target: MSIISVDTELLQLKSANVQATVDRISADVQTMKRGLDELQGSWRGSAATNFQALVTEWTITQGRVEASLASINTALASAAATYAQAEQGNAQRFS; this comes from the coding sequence ATGAGCATCATTTCCGTCGACACAGAATTACTTCAGCTGAAGTCCGCCAACGTGCAGGCCACGGTGGACCGGATCAGCGCCGACGTGCAAACCATGAAACGCGGACTGGATGAACTCCAGGGTTCATGGCGGGGCTCCGCCGCCACCAACTTCCAGGCACTCGTCACCGAATGGACCATCACCCAGGGCCGGGTGGAGGCTTCACTGGCATCCATCAACACCGCCTTGGCCTCTGCCGCCGCCACCTATGCCCAGGCGGAGCAGGGGAACGCGCAGCGGTTCAGCTGA
- a CDS encoding HAMP domain-containing sensor histidine kinase, with the protein MLKRWKSASLRSQLVAMIMALLIVALTVTGAVTLTLLHSYLQGQVDDKLNAAVDSARKQRSFTQLQAPSSIPTDYSLMLFAPGEQPYTFGGDPDDHPDISSMTVEQAQARDLAPFQVRGTDGENWRVVAVTVQNGQTTAVVVIGLPLESVDDVLKHATLVVTGVGLLTLLLASLIASWTVSRSFRPLARVEKTAAAIAAGDLSRRVEVENPTTELGRLSSSLNAMLAHIETAFAARTASEARMRRFAADASHELRTPLVTIRGFSELYRHGALATDEDVATAMGRIESEAKRMGSMVEDLLLLARLDEQRPLQQKPVDLQLIAHDAVVDTQASDRSRVISLTGLDGGPAAPAPVLGDEAKLRQVVGNLVGNALRYTPEGSPVELAVGVRSADGGERSVIEVRDHGPGISEEEAAKVFERFYRADTSRTRETGGSGLGLAIVAAIVGSHGGSVRVEKTDGGGATLVVSLPRREDPPRDGGADGQEPAGSTAGARGSDGSVIHI; encoded by the coding sequence TTGCTGAAGCGGTGGAAGTCGGCCTCACTCAGGTCGCAGCTGGTGGCCATGATCATGGCCCTGCTGATTGTGGCCCTGACAGTGACCGGTGCGGTGACCCTGACACTGCTGCACAGCTACCTTCAGGGCCAGGTGGATGACAAACTGAACGCCGCCGTCGACTCCGCCCGGAAACAACGCTCCTTCACCCAGCTGCAGGCTCCCAGCTCCATACCCACCGACTACTCGCTGATGCTCTTCGCGCCGGGCGAGCAGCCGTACACGTTCGGCGGTGATCCCGACGACCACCCGGACATCAGCTCCATGACGGTGGAACAGGCGCAGGCCCGCGACCTGGCCCCCTTCCAGGTCCGCGGGACGGATGGGGAGAACTGGCGCGTGGTGGCGGTGACGGTCCAGAACGGCCAAACCACTGCCGTGGTGGTGATTGGGCTGCCGCTGGAGAGCGTGGACGACGTCCTCAAGCATGCCACCCTGGTTGTCACCGGGGTGGGCCTGCTGACGCTGCTGCTGGCCTCGCTCATTGCGAGCTGGACCGTGTCGCGTTCCTTCCGGCCTCTTGCCAGGGTGGAGAAAACGGCCGCCGCCATTGCCGCCGGCGACCTCTCCCGCCGCGTGGAAGTGGAGAACCCCACTACCGAGCTGGGCCGGCTCAGCAGTTCGCTGAATGCCATGCTGGCGCATATTGAAACCGCCTTTGCAGCGCGGACCGCCTCCGAAGCCAGGATGCGCCGCTTTGCCGCCGACGCCTCCCACGAGCTGCGTACCCCGCTGGTGACCATCCGCGGGTTCTCCGAGCTGTACCGCCACGGCGCCCTGGCCACGGACGAGGACGTGGCCACAGCCATGGGCCGGATCGAAAGCGAAGCCAAGCGCATGGGGTCGATGGTTGAGGACCTGCTCCTGCTGGCCCGCCTCGATGAGCAGCGGCCCCTGCAGCAGAAGCCGGTGGACCTGCAGCTGATCGCCCACGATGCCGTGGTGGACACGCAGGCGAGCGACCGTTCCAGGGTGATTTCACTGACCGGGCTCGACGGCGGACCGGCGGCACCTGCCCCGGTGCTCGGGGATGAGGCCAAGCTGCGCCAGGTGGTGGGAAACCTTGTGGGCAACGCCTTGCGCTACACCCCGGAGGGCAGTCCTGTCGAACTCGCCGTTGGGGTGCGCAGTGCCGACGGCGGGGAGCGCTCCGTCATCGAAGTGCGGGACCACGGACCGGGCATTTCCGAAGAGGAGGCGGCCAAGGTCTTCGAACGCTTCTACCGTGCGGACACCTCCCGCACCAGGGAGACGGGTGGCAGCGGCCTGGGGCTCGCCATCGTGGCGGCAATCGTGGGATCCCACGGCGGCTCGGTGCGGGTTGAGAAGACCGACGGCGGCGGCGCCACCCTGGTGGTCAGCCTGCCGCGGCGTGAAGACCCACCCCGGGATGGCGGCGCAGACGGCCAGGAACCAGCCGGAAGCACCGCCGGCGCCAGGGGGAGCGACGGATCGGTTATCCACATATAG
- a CDS encoding response regulator transcription factor, with product MNKNGPEARLLVVDDEPNIRELLSTSLRFAGFEVVSAANGRDALAAADTHAPDLAVLDVMLPDMDGFTVTRRLRASGKHFPVLFLTAKDDTEDKVTGLTVGGDDYVTKPFSLDEVVARIRAVLRRTQPLLDDDAVIRVDDLELDDDAHEVRRGGTVIELSPTEFKLLRYLMLNPNRVLSKSQILDHVWEYNFNGDASIVESYISYLRRKVDIDPEAPALIQTKRGVGYVLRTAEKR from the coding sequence ATGAACAAGAACGGTCCAGAAGCCCGGCTGCTCGTCGTTGATGATGAACCCAACATCCGCGAGCTCCTCTCCACGTCGCTCCGGTTCGCCGGCTTTGAAGTGGTTTCGGCCGCGAACGGCCGCGACGCCCTCGCCGCGGCCGATACCCACGCCCCCGACCTGGCCGTGCTGGACGTCATGCTCCCTGACATGGACGGCTTCACCGTGACCCGGCGGCTTCGTGCCTCCGGCAAGCACTTCCCCGTTCTCTTCCTGACCGCCAAGGACGACACGGAGGACAAGGTAACGGGCCTGACCGTGGGCGGCGACGACTACGTCACCAAACCCTTCAGCCTCGACGAAGTGGTGGCCAGGATCCGTGCCGTGCTCCGCCGCACGCAGCCCCTGCTCGACGACGACGCGGTCATCCGCGTGGACGACCTCGAACTCGACGACGACGCCCATGAGGTGCGCCGTGGCGGCACCGTCATTGAGCTCTCCCCCACCGAGTTCAAGCTCCTGCGCTACCTCATGCTCAACCCCAACCGGGTCCTGTCCAAGTCGCAGATCCTTGACCACGTCTGGGAATACAACTTCAACGGGGATGCGTCCATCGTGGAGTCCTACATCTCCTACCTGCGGCGGAAGGTGGACATCGACCCCGAGGCGCCGGCCCTGATCCAGACCAAGCGCGGCGTGGGCTACGTCCTGCGGACGGCCGAAAAGCGCTGA
- a CDS encoding DUF427 domain-containing protein, with protein sequence MTTRIVPATPGPGQESAWDYPRPPRIEPSTERIRIVLGGELILDTTDSLRVLETSHPPVYYILKSAFAAGSLEPASGSSFCEFKGSAKYLTVRGGGKEADSAAWSYPEPASGFEALADRVAVYPGRMDYCEVDGERVTAQPGRFYGGWITSRVVGPFKGEPGTMDW encoded by the coding sequence ATGACTACAAGAATTGTCCCTGCCACGCCCGGACCCGGGCAGGAGTCGGCCTGGGACTATCCCCGGCCGCCGCGGATCGAGCCCAGCACTGAACGGATCCGCATCGTCCTGGGCGGTGAACTGATCCTCGATACCACCGATTCGCTGCGCGTCCTCGAAACCAGCCACCCACCGGTGTACTACATCCTCAAGTCAGCTTTCGCCGCCGGTTCCCTGGAGCCCGCCTCGGGCAGCAGCTTCTGCGAGTTCAAGGGTTCCGCGAAGTACCTGACCGTGCGTGGCGGCGGCAAGGAAGCGGACAGCGCCGCCTGGTCCTATCCCGAGCCGGCCTCCGGCTTCGAGGCACTCGCTGACCGGGTGGCGGTCTATCCCGGCCGGATGGATTACTGCGAAGTGGATGGCGAACGGGTGACGGCCCAGCCCGGCCGCTTCTACGGTGGCTGGATCACCAGCCGGGTGGTGGGCCCGTTCAAAGGCGAGCCGGGGACCATGGACTGGTGA
- a CDS encoding FHA domain-containing protein yields MAENRLDIDLDFSYTDGSGAVTNGRAKAAGTEVTVSLEGLAPLTGGGLPSLEEIKPLAELLARKGISVTVAGPDGTILSLGNVDSPASQRLVTRSPHIKLGKLGSLLPLVRQGRRRPRGMPLLPPATPLPLVPTVQRNIIRRITTTHYARGGGRPRLIFVQDAATWTGQIPREVALSGEVTTIGGSPGSDVQLEGLEALHAEIRHDEQDEYVLVPFGPVSGSVSRTGPSVLRTGARIQMGQWCLAFFREEFADHGRPYGGRSGGELAYERPQLDPRTGTMERDSSEGIS; encoded by the coding sequence ATGGCGGAGAACCGTCTGGACATCGATCTGGACTTTTCGTACACGGACGGGTCGGGTGCTGTCACCAACGGCCGTGCCAAGGCCGCCGGTACGGAGGTGACCGTGTCACTGGAAGGCCTCGCCCCGCTGACCGGCGGCGGCCTGCCATCGCTTGAAGAGATTAAACCGCTGGCGGAGCTGCTGGCCCGCAAAGGGATCAGCGTCACCGTTGCCGGACCTGACGGAACCATCCTCAGCCTGGGCAACGTGGACAGCCCGGCGTCACAGCGGCTGGTGACGCGCTCGCCCCATATCAAACTGGGCAAGCTCGGCTCCCTGCTGCCGCTGGTCAGGCAGGGCAGGCGGAGGCCCAGGGGCATGCCACTGCTGCCCCCAGCCACGCCCTTGCCGTTGGTCCCCACAGTCCAGCGGAACATCATCCGGCGCATCACCACCACCCACTACGCCAGGGGTGGCGGCCGGCCGCGGCTGATCTTTGTCCAGGATGCCGCCACCTGGACCGGCCAGATTCCGCGGGAGGTGGCCCTCTCCGGGGAGGTCACGACCATAGGCGGCAGCCCCGGGTCGGATGTCCAGCTGGAGGGCCTGGAGGCACTCCACGCCGAAATCAGGCACGACGAGCAGGATGAGTACGTCCTGGTGCCATTCGGGCCGGTCAGCGGAAGTGTTTCCAGGACAGGGCCTTCCGTACTGCGGACCGGGGCAAGGATCCAAATGGGGCAGTGGTGCCTTGCCTTCTTCCGGGAGGAATTCGCCGACCACGGCCGCCCCTATGGCGGCCGGAGCGGCGGCGAACTGGCCTACGAACGCCCCCAGCTGGACCCACGGACGGGAACCATGGAGCGTGACAGCTCCGAGGGCATCAGCTGA
- a CDS encoding DNA repair helicase XPB codes for MTDGPLIVQSDKTILLEVDHELATEARHAIAPFAELERAPEHMHSYRLTPLGLWNARAAGLDAEKVLDALLKYSRFPVPHALLIDVAETMSRYGRLRLEKDPRHGLVMRTDDYPVLEEVIRAKKIAPLLGPRIDGETVVVHASQRGQLKQLLLKIGWPAEDLAGYVDGTPHLISLNEDGWELRPYQRLASENFWAGGSGVVVLPCGAGKTLVGAAAMATGSTTTLILVTNTVAARQWKDELIRRTSLTEDEVGEYSGALKEVRPVTIATYQVLTTRRGGIYPHLELVDGHDWGLIIYDEVHLLPAPIFRMTADLQARRRLGLTATLVREDGREGEVFSLIGPKRYDAPWKDIESQGYIAPADCVEVRVDLPGDERVAYAMADDADKYRLCATSESKTQVVEQLVARHAGEQLLVIGQYIDQLDDLGARLKAPVIKGDTPVKVRQKLFDAFRSGELQTLVVSKVANFSIDLPEASVAIQVSGSFGSRQEEAQRLGRLLRPKKDGRAARFYSLVARDTLDQDFAAKRQRFLAEQGYAYRIMDAKDVQAAE; via the coding sequence GTGACCGACGGACCCCTGATCGTCCAAAGCGACAAAACCATCCTCCTTGAGGTGGACCACGAGCTGGCCACCGAAGCGCGGCACGCCATCGCGCCTTTCGCCGAGCTGGAGCGGGCACCCGAGCATATGCACAGCTACCGGCTGACCCCGCTGGGCCTGTGGAACGCACGGGCCGCCGGGCTGGACGCCGAAAAGGTGCTGGACGCCCTGCTGAAGTACTCCCGCTTCCCCGTGCCGCACGCCCTGTTGATTGACGTCGCGGAAACCATGTCCCGGTACGGCAGGCTGCGGCTGGAAAAAGACCCCCGCCACGGGCTGGTCATGCGGACGGACGACTACCCCGTCCTGGAGGAAGTGATCCGGGCCAAGAAGATCGCGCCGCTGCTGGGGCCCAGGATCGACGGCGAGACGGTGGTGGTGCACGCCTCCCAGCGCGGCCAGCTCAAGCAGCTGCTGCTGAAGATCGGCTGGCCGGCGGAGGACCTGGCAGGCTACGTGGACGGCACCCCGCACCTTATCTCCCTCAACGAGGACGGCTGGGAACTGCGGCCATACCAGCGCCTGGCCAGTGAAAACTTCTGGGCGGGCGGCAGCGGCGTGGTGGTCCTGCCCTGCGGTGCCGGCAAGACCCTGGTGGGAGCGGCGGCCATGGCCACTGGGTCCACCACCACGCTGATCCTGGTCACCAACACGGTGGCTGCCCGGCAGTGGAAGGACGAACTGATCAGGCGCACCTCCCTCACGGAGGATGAGGTGGGTGAATACTCCGGCGCCCTCAAGGAGGTCAGGCCGGTGACCATCGCCACCTACCAGGTGCTCACCACCAGGCGCGGCGGCATCTACCCCCATCTGGAACTGGTGGACGGCCACGACTGGGGCCTGATCATTTATGACGAAGTCCACCTCCTCCCGGCACCGATCTTCCGGATGACCGCCGACCTGCAGGCCCGCCGCCGGCTTGGGCTCACCGCCACCCTGGTCCGGGAGGACGGGCGCGAGGGCGAGGTCTTCAGCCTGATCGGGCCCAAGCGCTATGACGCCCCGTGGAAGGACATCGAGTCCCAGGGCTATATCGCGCCCGCGGACTGCGTGGAGGTCCGCGTGGACCTGCCAGGTGATGAACGCGTTGCCTATGCCATGGCCGATGATGCGGACAAGTACCGGCTCTGCGCTACCTCGGAGTCCAAGACCCAGGTAGTGGAGCAGCTGGTGGCACGGCACGCCGGGGAGCAGCTGCTGGTGATCGGCCAGTACATCGACCAGCTGGATGACCTTGGCGCACGCCTGAAGGCACCCGTGATCAAGGGCGATACCCCGGTCAAGGTACGGCAGAAGCTTTTTGACGCATTCCGTTCCGGGGAACTGCAGACCCTGGTGGTTTCCAAGGTGGCCAACTTCTCGATCGACCTGCCCGAAGCCTCGGTGGCCATCCAGGTGTCCGGCTCCTTCGGGTCACGGCAGGAGGAAGCGCAACGGCTGGGCCGGCTGCTGCGGCCCAAGAAGGACGGCCGCGCCGCCCGCTTCTACTCCCTGGTGGCACGGGACACCCTGGACCAGGATTTCGCCGCCAAGCGCCAACGGTTCCTTGCCGAGCAGGGCTATGCCTACCGGATCATGGACGCCAAGGACGTGCAGGCCGCGGAATAG
- a CDS encoding helicase-associated domain-containing protein, with translation MSLIRALGKDLEARSDDSLRALFAARPDLISPSVPDFAALAARASSRVSVQRALERLDRPHMQVLETLHLCTNTDTGHSASAEGVHKLIHGSALATVTQILGTLQELALVHPAPPPHGTPSPAADRPFYLPVGSLKDVVGIYPAGLGRSYTELVRLQPAFAQRAVQLVSELHHSGFAIHEATTPMEAALALQHWTSSPEALRDILAGAPERTTALLARFRNWAMGAVPQAQRKASVTTEGADVGPVDWLLARGLLVPLDAAHVELPHSVGLALRGGAIINDFTLAPPVPELGRTTAALRRNAALSSISETLRLVSELLYAVREHPLATLRSGGVGVREIRRLAEHLRIDQGAVGLLLELCGLAGLIRLDVDSSSWVQPPQLEWLVLPRQEQWLWLVNAWLASERVPSMVGQPVNSAPGAAAGRSASGTTIAALSAGAQRPDAPVVRKRILEILHELTQQAAASDGAAPVLDAAAVLQRAEWSQPRMARRFSSLIRGVLAEAEMLGLVGSGALSQLGSAVAEDEPDAALAILGEHLPAALNHVLLQADLTAVAPGYLAPSLTEKLLVMADAEGQGPATIYRFSAESIKRALDHGYDAAALLAFLREHSATAVPQPLEYLVEDTASRHGRLRVGQAASFIQSDDEAALRELLAGPKAAQLGLAGLSPTVVTSSAPPRELAAALRSLGLSPSVDGAEPAAHLRRPSTPQESSRPVYTAPRMAPPAEEVEAQLGVLRQAGAGVGHHPGAVAGSEAATQLGLEALQRAIRLKQRIHMNVVDSLGNASLEVVVPLSVSGGRVRVFDPAKDTERVLSVHRIIDIEAAEELRQ, from the coding sequence ATGTCCCTCATTCGCGCGCTTGGCAAGGACCTGGAGGCACGCAGCGACGATTCGTTGCGGGCCCTGTTCGCCGCGCGGCCGGACCTCATATCCCCATCCGTGCCGGACTTTGCCGCACTGGCGGCACGCGCCAGTTCCCGCGTCAGCGTCCAGCGCGCCCTGGAGCGGCTCGACCGGCCGCACATGCAGGTCCTGGAAACCCTCCATCTGTGCACCAACACCGACACCGGACACAGCGCCTCCGCTGAAGGAGTGCACAAACTGATCCACGGCTCCGCCCTGGCTACCGTCACCCAAATCCTGGGCACCCTGCAGGAGCTGGCCCTGGTGCACCCTGCCCCTCCCCCGCACGGCACCCCTTCCCCGGCCGCCGACCGGCCGTTCTACCTCCCGGTGGGCTCCCTCAAGGACGTGGTGGGGATCTATCCGGCCGGCCTGGGCCGCAGCTATACCGAGCTGGTCCGCCTGCAGCCGGCCTTCGCCCAGCGCGCCGTGCAGCTGGTCTCCGAGCTGCACCACAGCGGGTTCGCAATCCACGAAGCCACCACGCCCATGGAGGCGGCCCTGGCCCTTCAGCACTGGACCTCCTCCCCGGAGGCGCTGAGGGACATCCTCGCCGGCGCCCCGGAACGGACGACGGCGCTGCTCGCCAGGTTCCGGAACTGGGCCATGGGTGCCGTCCCCCAGGCGCAGCGGAAAGCGTCGGTCACCACGGAGGGCGCCGACGTCGGGCCCGTTGACTGGCTCCTTGCCCGCGGGCTGCTGGTTCCGCTGGACGCCGCCCACGTGGAGCTGCCCCACAGCGTGGGGCTGGCCCTGCGCGGTGGCGCGATCATCAACGATTTCACCCTGGCGCCACCGGTCCCCGAGCTGGGCCGGACCACGGCGGCGCTGCGCAGGAATGCGGCCCTGAGCTCCATCTCGGAAACCCTGCGGCTGGTCTCGGAACTGCTGTATGCCGTCAGGGAACACCCGCTGGCCACGCTGCGCAGTGGAGGTGTGGGCGTCCGCGAGATACGCCGCCTGGCCGAGCACCTGCGGATTGACCAGGGTGCGGTAGGCCTGCTGCTGGAACTGTGCGGCCTGGCCGGGCTGATCCGGCTCGACGTCGACTCCTCATCGTGGGTGCAGCCGCCGCAGCTGGAGTGGCTGGTCCTTCCCCGGCAGGAACAATGGCTGTGGCTGGTGAACGCGTGGCTGGCCAGCGAGCGCGTGCCGTCCATGGTGGGCCAGCCGGTGAATTCGGCGCCGGGCGCGGCGGCCGGCCGGTCGGCGTCGGGAACAACCATCGCCGCACTGTCCGCCGGGGCGCAGCGGCCCGACGCCCCAGTGGTCCGCAAACGGATCCTGGAGATCCTGCACGAGCTCACCCAGCAGGCGGCCGCGTCCGACGGCGCCGCTCCCGTCCTTGACGCCGCCGCTGTCCTGCAGCGTGCGGAGTGGTCGCAGCCTCGGATGGCCCGGCGGTTCAGCTCACTGATCCGCGGGGTCCTGGCCGAAGCGGAGATGCTGGGCCTGGTGGGTTCGGGTGCCCTGAGCCAACTGGGCAGCGCCGTCGCCGAGGACGAGCCTGATGCCGCCCTTGCCATCCTGGGCGAGCACCTGCCTGCGGCCCTGAACCATGTGCTGCTGCAGGCGGACCTGACCGCTGTGGCCCCCGGCTACCTGGCACCGTCGCTGACCGAAAAGCTCCTGGTCATGGCCGACGCCGAGGGGCAGGGTCCGGCCACCATCTACCGCTTCTCCGCGGAGTCCATCAAACGGGCACTCGACCACGGCTACGACGCCGCGGCCCTGCTGGCGTTTCTTCGCGAACACTCAGCCACCGCCGTGCCGCAGCCGCTGGAGTACCTGGTGGAAGACACAGCGTCCCGGCACGGCCGGCTCCGCGTGGGCCAGGCCGCCAGCTTCATCCAAAGCGACGACGAAGCAGCCCTGCGTGAGCTGCTGGCAGGTCCGAAAGCCGCCCAGCTGGGCCTGGCCGGCCTGTCACCCACGGTTGTGACCTCATCGGCGCCGCCGCGCGAACTGGCCGCCGCACTCCGGAGCCTGGGACTGTCCCCGTCCGTGGACGGGGCCGAACCCGCGGCCCACCTGCGCCGGCCTTCCACGCCGCAGGAAAGCTCCCGCCCCGTCTACACCGCCCCGCGGATGGCGCCCCCGGCGGAGGAGGTTGAAGCCCAGCTGGGCGTCCTGCGGCAGGCGGGCGCCGGCGTCGGACACCACCCCGGCGCCGTTGCCGGCAGCGAGGCTGCCACCCAGCTGGGGCTTGAGGCCCTGCAAAGGGCCATCCGGCTGAAGCAGCGGATCCATATGAACGTGGTGGACAGCCTGGGGAATGCCAGCCTGGAGGTCGTTGTTCCGCTATCTGTGAGCGGGGGCAGGGTCCGTGTCTTCGATCCCGCCAAGGACACAGAACGGGTCCTGTCCGTGCACCGCATCATCGATATCGAGGCCGCAGAGGAACTGCGCCAGTGA
- a CDS encoding cold shock domain-containing protein translates to MPTGKVKWYDKDKGFGFLAGEDGQEVFLPKSSLPEGVTELKAGTRVEFGVADGRKGAQALGLRVLDKTPSIAKAKRPSAKDLAPLVQDLVTVLDNLSGTLSKGKYPDGNKGKAIAAALRKVADELDV, encoded by the coding sequence GTGCCTACCGGCAAGGTCAAGTGGTATGACAAGGACAAGGGCTTTGGGTTCCTAGCGGGCGAAGACGGCCAGGAGGTTTTCCTGCCCAAGTCATCGTTGCCCGAGGGCGTCACGGAGCTGAAGGCCGGCACCCGGGTGGAGTTCGGAGTAGCTGACGGGCGCAAGGGCGCCCAGGCACTGGGCCTGCGGGTGCTGGACAAGACGCCATCCATTGCCAAGGCCAAGCGTCCCAGCGCCAAGGACCTCGCCCCGCTGGTGCAGGACCTGGTGACCGTCCTGGACAACCTGTCCGGGACCCTGTCCAAGGGCAAGTACCCGGACGGCAACAAGGGCAAGGCCATTGCTGCCGCCCTGCGCAAGGTCGCCGACGAGCTGGACGTTTAG
- a CDS encoding DUF3027 domain-containing protein: protein MTPDSEQLGTPVQEQAAKTPAKRKAGVPVWRTGKPDAFLAAAVDTARTALEGITPAATIGPHLAAKSEGDRLVTHLFESRLPGYAGWQWYAVLTRNSRSKVVTVNELGLLPSEDSILAPEWVPWAERVRPEDQQQESEADAPEANAPETDSPEVDAPAGYGQESAEEARDSTDDAGTQAGA from the coding sequence ATGACTCCCGATTCTGAACAGCTGGGCACGCCAGTGCAGGAGCAGGCCGCCAAGACTCCGGCCAAGCGCAAGGCCGGCGTGCCCGTGTGGCGCACAGGCAAGCCGGACGCCTTCCTGGCCGCGGCGGTGGACACTGCCCGGACCGCGTTGGAGGGCATCACGCCGGCGGCCACCATTGGCCCGCACCTGGCGGCCAAGAGCGAGGGCGACCGGCTGGTCACGCACCTGTTCGAGTCGAGGCTGCCCGGCTACGCAGGGTGGCAGTGGTACGCGGTGCTGACCCGCAACTCGCGCTCCAAGGTGGTTACGGTCAATGAGCTGGGCCTGCTGCCGTCCGAGGATTCGATCCTCGCCCCCGAGTGGGTGCCCTGGGCCGAACGCGTCCGCCCTGAGGACCAGCAGCAGGAGTCCGAAGCAGACGCCCCTGAAGCGAATGCCCCTGAAACGGACAGCCCTGAAGTTGACGCCCCTGCAGGGTATGGCCAGGAATCAGCGGAAGAGGCCCGGGATTCGACGGACGACGCCGGCACCCAGGCAGGAGCCTGA